The genomic interval AAGGAAGTGCATGGTAGCTGGAGACACAAACAAAAGCTGTAAAGTGAATCAAAAACCTTTGCCCTCATGAGTTGAACTTAAGGCCTTGGAAGTAAGTAAACGTGCAATATTAATTCTAGCCGATAAGATTGTGttataaagataaaattctGTGgacaataatatatatcatatattagcTAGGAATTTGGAAGATGGGGGACCAACATCATAAGCTAGCACTAGAGTGATGTTAATAATGTTATCTACTTATCTTTAAATTAGTCCACTCCTACTAGGCTACTGTTAAGCTCGTttgtatatatatcaaataagataagatgagataagatgatatgaaaaaaatattgttagaatattattttttaatattattattattttgaggtttaaaaaagttgaattgtttattatattttatatgagaatttgaaaaaattgtaatgataagatgagatgagttaagagtgtttctgtatccaaacgagatTTTATATTCAGACCCACCATAAAAGTTTCTTTAATGAGATAATATTGGTGATTAGGTGAATTAGAGTAACCTCTAATGTAGCTAATTACTCCACTCTCActgcttataattaattagttttatgGAATTAAActccataattttattttattttattatactatCAAGATAGTAGTCATGATCGAGATTATTGTGATCAGACATtgtgttagaatatatatatatatatatatatatatatatatatatatatcgatgtgttgaagaatttttttagtaattatatatctttccaacatgtaatactaacaTGTACTGATGATACACGCCATGCATGCAAGGCGGATAGAGATGGAAATTTAGAAGCTAAAAGGGATCAAATGATGGTGTCCGATCTTTTTCGCGGATAAAAGTGGGATGGATCACTAAGCGGCCTACAAAGTAAGACttcctatatataattatatatttaaccaAATCAATCATTACTTTCTAAGTTGTGGACTTATATATAAAGCAAGATTAATTTTACATCATCCTGCATTTGTTCATGAATCATGTCTATGGGAGAAAACGACAAATCAAtattacagagagagagagagagagagaaggggtcCCATCCCCAGAAGTTAGACTTGATGTTGTGCACAAGTACAGACACATACAGAGGTTTGTGGGGTCTGAACGAGACATAGCTACGGCAAGATTGAGGAAGCTGGTGAAGAGGCCAGGCAGCTACGTCGTGAATGTAAGGTATTGCAAAGCACCAACAATCTGCCGATGGATAGGGATGGAGGATCATCAAGATGAGTTCCATATCATAAAGAGAAAGTTTACGACCGTAAATCATGATCATACCGTTTCTACTCTATTAAACCTCCacttatttatgttattattaaatatgattaatCCTGTCGAATATCGATAATGAGCTATATAGTCAATAGAAGGTTATTATGATTCAAGATGATGCGTGTTAATTTATGTtcatgtttttgtttatttatttacctAACAGCTAAAAGCAGACCAGACCCATCCACTCGATCTCTTTGCACGGACACATGTTGTATGTGCCTGCGCACGTGTATGCATACTCATTAACTGGATCCTTAAAGATGATATTAATAATGGTCTCCATAGCAATTGAGTGGTGTCTGCCTTGAGCCAAACAAAAAGACTTGAATATATAGGTTTTGTTTGGCTTGATtaatattgaagaagaagaaaaggtaggAAAGCAATCAAAGCATGaatggaaaaatataataaaagaattGACGAAAAAgatcatgatttttcattatGAATGTCCGCCGAAAGAGATCATGGAAAAACAAACTAAAGGATCGAAGAGATCATGGATTTTCCTTCCCTTTTGATATATAGCTAGGCGCTTATGTAGATACAAGAAGTGCtatgcatcagttactattcactcatatattttatatttataattttttcataaagtgtgtggatatttttcataatatgtgAAATGTGGATCGTGAATAGTAACTAATGAGAAaaaattttctcatatatatatatatataccaaattaAAATATGCTAAAAGTCGATATATTGTTCGAACATATTGTAACTGAGCggtgaaaaatatgaaattagtattcCTCAATTTAGATTAAACTGTTTGCTCATGATGATGAGAACTAATTTGATAGAACAACAATAAGAGAAAGCAATAAATTTACGATGCGGAAGTCAAGACAAGTACCATTGATTGTTGCAATGATTAACTAATTAGTCCTTCCTCCAAGTCAAATTTCAACAGTGGAAGAGTATTatgcatgcacgcatgcatggaAAACCTTCGGATGCTTTGGCAAGAAGGTAACCAAGCAGCTGATTTTTTGACTAGAAGGAGTGAGGAGGGTTTGAATTATAGGTTTGGTACTGATGAGAGTCTGCCGAGACTTTTACGGGAAATCATTAGATTGGACAAGTTGGGGCTCCCCAAGTAATAGATCCTAAGACTCGGGTTCGGTTGTTTTAATTGGGCTGTTGCATAGTATTTTGTTTTGgctgttgttttttgttttttgttgtgtTCCATGGTTTtttgttgaggaaaaaaaaaaaaaaacccttcggTTGCTTTGGAAATCAAAGATATATAGCATGCTCATGACTACACCCTGCATCATCTCCTAGGACAGAGTAATTGCAGGCAGGATTATTGCTAAGGATTTTGCATGAAAAACtgtgaggatgataagtagTTTGACACTTGACAATGGCAACTTCTACATCAGCTATTACATGATCAtgttcttaaaataaaatgaagaacatgATTTATATCGGTACCCTTCCAAAGGAACAAAAATAcatagataaaatgaaaagcaaTGGCTATTGCTCATGGCCAAAGGAACTACTCTATGCCCAAccttttcataaattattatttcatctGTTCAAGTAAACAGTATTTGCTTTGTTTGTGTCGATGGCTTGGGTTTGAGGTCTGTCCTTTGTGGTCTTGGGCTCGAAACAGCCGGCCTGCCTTAGTACAGGTACAGTTACAAAGTTAATCCTGGTTAATCCTGGCACAAGCTTGAGAATTATAGATTCATGGTTTTGTGAACTTATTGAACTCTTAAAAACATAAGTAATGCAACATAATGTCGTGAAGTGCACAAATACCGTGCAATCGCTTTAAAAAGAGTaggatccactattaaaaaattaattttcttttcatgtggatcccgtatttattcaatttttcaaagtaattgcgCGGCATCTACACACTCacgattgcaactatcatttctttaaaaacatttaaaagaatcCACTTTCCAAGGTAAGGAAATACTGATCCCGGAATATGCTTCAACTACCAAGTAAGAACACCATAAAAGATCATGCAATGGATAAAGCATTCAGGTTGTATTACTTTGGACTCAGATGAATATTGTAGGttacagaaggaaaaaaaaaaaaaaaaacccagtaGTCCTATACAGATACCCTGTTCATCTTTTGTTACAGGAATTTCATCTGAGCACCAAACAAGCAACTGCACATGATCGAAACTTCTTTATTGTTTGAAACTAGCAACAGGTAATGACACCAACTTCCATCTGGTATGGTTAGAATAAACAGGTTATGATCCATAAGACAAGGAATGTGTATCCAATAAAACCAGATTATTGGCGCCTCTGTTCATTTTCTGATGAAAGAAACTCCCTTCTGGATGCTTGCTGACAACTCCTTCTTTGCCTTCTCCAAGCCAGCGCTGTTTATAATTATTGCCCTTTTTAAAACTTATTATATAGAATGAACAAAGGACTTAAATTAAAGACTTCTGATAACTAACAAATAACAATACAGACCTCTCGTACTCACTCAGAGGGCCAAGAGGATATATTTCCTCAACTCCGGTACGGCCAAGCCTTACCTTGGATGCAAAGAAAGGAAGGTCCGTCACCTAAAACAGCAATGCATCAGTTCATTGAAACTGcaagaaatcaaaagaaaaagaggaattcGCTCAAGGTAATGGTACTCCATAAACATACCGGAGAAGCCACGAAGGCACATTCGACAACACCCAAATCTCCTCTCAAGCCCCTAAGGCATGCATCTGCAAATTTTACAGCAGCATATGcctgcattttttaaaaaaaaaaaaattgttgaactCTTGTCATTTTTTAAGCAAGTCCAATCATAAAATCAGCATGGAATTCTTTTGtaaattagttttaaagataaaataactAACCATTGATAGTGTTGCAGAACCAGTTCCAGCTTTTGCCTGGACACAATGTCAGCAATCATGAGTGAAATAATTCACTCTAAACATAATGGCAATAGAAAGGGAGTACAAAAGAGTTCAGTAAAGTGGTACCAATCAGAACTCGTGCGAAAATCACActgaaagtaaattttatttataaaaaaaaaaagccataatGTCATTAATCTGGCAGCAAATACTTCACAATATGAAAGCAAAATCATCTAGAAAATGAGACTATTGAATCAACCAACTGGCTTCTTCTGGCTTCATATATTCATCTCAACCAGAATTCCAAATCCGCTCCAAACAAAAGCTACACTATGATGGGGCAGTATCTGTAGACACCAATTTACAACTTGTCCTGCTATTACAAACCATGGTAGCCAATTTCTAATACAGAAcctgtaatgccccaatggaaagcccaaaccacatgaccttcCAAGTAATGCGGAATCCCATACACTacctactcttatccttataatcatatggggtatcacagaaCCAAGTCTGAAGAGAGATAAAGCTTCCTCTCTGCATCAGAAAGTCATAAGAAACTCCAACTTTCCTATGGaacaaagatttttttgttaACTGTTCTGACTTACAATTTCAGCAGTACGCAACCTAATGGACCTCAAGCCATTCTGGATACCTTCTGAGTCAGGAAAGTGTGCTGTAGTTGCTGCagatttagttatttttattatttgacttttttatatgtaaatttaatatttttattaatggaaaGTTTATATGGAGTCTTTTCCCATCAAGTGTTGTAATTGTTAACCCTCTGTTTATTTCCTTCAGTTTCTTATTTAGGTAGTTATTGTTCAAATGAATGCAAAACGGTGTACTTCAACAGCAAACATATGTTTATACCCACAAAATCAAGGTCTGTGAGACCAAGATCCATGTCAATTGATATTCATTAGATCAAGGTTAACACATACAAGCCAATCACGTCATTGAAAGAACAAATAGGTAAGTAGATGCATGTCTGTTATGAGTTTATATGGTCTTTGTCATTTGATCTCCTATAAGACTACAAAGTCATCTCTGAAGCATGCCACAGTATTGGACCTACAGGAAGAAACAATTCCATGCATGTGTTCACAATCACAGCGAGATGTTATGATGCAAGTCCATGTAAGTAGTAATTAAGGAAAGAAAACAGAAAGGACAGGAAAAGATATGTACTTCTATACCTCAACAACTTCCGTTCCACCATTTTGAATGCGATCTGTCAGAGAGTCAACCTCTTTCGGGGTAAAAGAGCTGGGAGGCTTAACCTTTATATAATGTAAATAACAATCaattaagataataataataaaaaaaaggacctGCACTAGAGCACAGTACTAGAAGCATCTAAATGCAAACATATTGCTATTACTCTTGAACCTGAGATAGAAGAGGTAAAATTGTAACTCCGGAGTGACCCCCAACAACTGGAACATCAACTTCTCTAGGATCAAGACCTAGAACTTCAGCCTGCAGTGGACCCAAAAGAACATAAAGTAAGTTTTATGTTAGGTTTAGAAACATAATGTGAAAGTTGCCTTAGCCCCCAGGTGCGGGGATGGCAGAAGGTTCCAAAAACAAGGGGTGTCATACAATCCatgttttaattcttttttttaatggaacaTAGATACACTGACTGAGATAGTAAGTCACAAATATCATTGAAGGTCATCCTTTCAAGTTATGGAGTGTCCTCCTCTGTGGTTTCCAACAAGGGTTTTCATGCAATTAttgatttagttatttttttaaatggaatatAGCCATCCATTGGCTGACTTAGCAAGTCACAAATATCATGGAAGGTCTTCTTTTGAGTATAAATCAACCAGATTATATCTTTTGCAATTGAGAACATTGCCATGTAATGACAAAGTACCCATTTTTGGGTACACACATAGACACAATTATTCTATTAACACTGACCAAAAAAATGACGTGAAAGAAGTTCCACCCTATGGTAAACTCAAACAGGGCCTTAAATCCCAGCAAAAAGATTTTGCAACTTACTCGTATGTGATGATGAAATATAACATGAATCGTCAATGTAAAgaattcaaaataaaaggaGGAACAGGGGATACTTCATTTTTCAGAGAGCTCAGCTATAAATTAGCATGAAATGGTAAACAACACGACTTCACATACCCAACATGAAGAAGCATATAGAAACGGGGACATTATCTGTGCATACCACAAAAGTATTAGCTCTAACAACGTCAAGCATTGTGACACCCAAGAGTCGCTTTGGGTCAAAAGTGCCTGCTTGCTTGAAAACTTCTGCCGCAATTGGTACTGTAGAGTTAACAGGATTACTGATCAAGTTGACAATAGCATTTGGGCAGCATCTAGCAATGCCTTCACAAATTGTCTTAACGATTCCAGCATTGATTTTGAACAGATCATCCCTTGTCATTCCTGGTTTGCGGGGCACTCCGGCAGGGATGATAACTAGGTCCATGCCAGAAAGGGCATTGTCCAATTGCTGTGGCCCCAAAAACCCACGCACCTATATAATTGAAGAAAACAGTCAATTCCGAGAGCCATATATAAATTTTTGCCTAATAAAGCTGGAGAGCCTAAAATAAAAGCTATAGCGAGGTGAAcgactattctattaaaaattactGGCCCCATTCGGATATTCACGAAAAGAGGTTTCGAGCTCCAAATAAGAACTCAGGATACATATTTGTATACATGCATTCAGTTAATCATTGTCAATAGTTTCgcaattttgtatttttcttttggtctcTCATGAAATCAATTACGCCGACACCATTTAAACAATCCAATATGCACACTAGAATTAGCTAGATATAAATCGTCATAtctcaatttcaaaattacCCTATATGTTTAAGCACTgaaatgcaaaaagaaaaagagaagaattaACTCTACCACAGCACCAGTGTCCATGTGACTGATATCAGCCGCAACACCAGGAGTGTTGACAACATCATAGAGATGAAGAACAGAAACCAATGGATTAATCTTCATCAACAGCGCTAGAGGCTGCCCAATCCCCCCCGCAGCACCCAAAATGGCCACCTTGAATCCGTGTTTCCCAGCTTTGCCCCGGCAATTCGCTGCTCTCAAGCCCGAAGTCTCCCCCATCTTTTAGTCCACAAGTTCACATACGTTTCCAACATCACCAAAATCATTATTAGAAACCAGAAAGCATAAACTTGTATGGAAGAGTTCGCTGTGCCtggtaaaattaaaagaagaaaaaaaaaacaaaaaaaacttgagaaaaagaaagttaaaCCTGGAAACTAGGAGGATGGAGATGTGCAGAGATTCTTGCGACGCGTTGGTTGACATCTGTAGTGGGCTGCATCTTCTTGTCTAGTTTTCCAAGTTACCGAAGCGAAAGGACCGTGTCGGGGAGGGGGATGTAGTAAAGGAATTTGCTACGGGGATCCTCTCATTCATGcaaaatgtataatatatggaagaaaataaagtatGACGTAAAAGTTTTTCTGAGAAGTCGGGAAGCCTGGAAAAGCTAATCTTATCCTATCTCCCCAAATTGTTTCtaccaaagaaaattaaattacaagagacaaaaaagactaataataaataataaaataattatatatattctggtCCACGACACGAAGATGATCGGATTACAAAACAAATCCACAAAAACTCTTGAAGATTACATTTAGAGCCCATTTCGGAATGATAATAGGCTTCTTGGGCTGACTCTAAATTATAAAGTGGGCCAGCTGGCCTCGATTGTGAGGGGAAAGAGGACAATATATGTTTTTCATGTTGCGAAATTTTATCCTTGGAATGGACGAATTAGGCAacagatgtttttttttttttcctatgaaTTTCTTAATATAACAGTGAAAAAACTCCAATATAGTTGTGACTTTTAGTAAAATCATAGGATTCTTAaatttcagtactaagttttactcattatcctcattttttaagataactataaagagaaatagaaattgtaaaattatttatatccaAAATTACTTTCAATTACAAGAAACTATCTAGTCTAACTGTTGGGTCTATGACGTAAAACTAATCTCTTTATATACCCAACGCATATATTTTAGAaacatattttctataattatagTTCATACTTTCAAACTCAcgatggaatatatatatatatatatatatatataatatttatatataaaatactacATGTGATCTCAGACAGATCAATAAATGGGCAATGTTGCAAATTGGATGGGTACTGGCATGTTTATAAAGCTCCACACACATTAAACAAGGATTCCCTTATGTTATAGGTTTCTTAGAGTACTACCATGCATGCACTCTGCCACATCAGATTTATATATCCCCTGTCTTTAGGATTGTTCATCTGGGTTTCGGTCTGAGAATCTGGGTTTCAAACCCGGGCCAAAACTCGGACTAGGTTAGCCGGGGTTAGACCCAGGCCGAAACCCAAATGAATCCGGGTTTTAAACctagaaccttttttttttttttttttttttttttttttttccagtttgaatattttgatgttTGAACTTTCTAGTCAATTTTAGCTAAAGTGTAGCTAGTTCACTACTAATACTCTTAAGGTCCTTGTACACAAAACTTGCACATCAGAAGTTTCCTTTTCATGTGTTCATTCTTCACACTCTTTACATCTTTtgaattttcccttttttcgGTATTTTCACGAATTTAATTAATGTCAAATACCGGTATATTGTGATTTTGCAGCTAAAGTATTTGTCttctatattataaaattcttattgtAATCTTCTATTTCGTTTCTATTTCTGCTCCTTTCCTTTTCTGTTGTTCCATCAAGTTTTTTATGGCAAGagcaaataatttatttcccaTCGGTACAAAGAGGGAGTACAACGTTGACCATTTCTGAGCTCCTAAGATTTCTTGCAAAACTGAAATTCTCTTTTGATCAGTTTCCCAAAAACCCATTTTTCCTTCTAGATCTCTAGCCTCCTCTTTTTTCAGTCATTTATCAATTCTTTCTACGTCTCCTACCTTGGTTTTCACATTAGAGGAATTGTATTTTTTGGGGAGTAGTTTGAGTTTGAAAGTGTCGCATTCTCAGTTCAAGCCAAGAGACCAAATGCGCGCTAAAGAGTCGCACCTTAGCAAAGTCAACATACGAGATCTAAAACAAGtctactgaaaaaaaaattgagtttaaagtgtacTCGGGTTTTGTAACCTGGGTTCCGGTCTGGATTTGTTTTGGGCATGAACCCGAACCGGAATCCAGTTTCCCGGATTCCGGACTAGGCTAGAAAAAAATCCGatccggatgaacagtcctacaTGTCTTTGTTCATGCAAAGTAGCCAATATATCACCATTACAATCTCTAACTATCACGCCTATTCCCATTACTTGGTTTTTAATATCAATTGTCACTTCAAAGTTTGCTTTGCAACAATCTTTCGCAGGTCTCTTCCAGCTTTGAGTTGTTCTTTCTATCACCCTTCTATGTTGCTTCTCCTCTTGTACCACTTGGGCTTGATGAAATTCTTCTAAACTATTCATAGCTGCAGACAACACTTTCTAAGGAGCCAAGAACTTGTCTTAAAAGAGAAGCAAATTTCTTCTATACAATATGCTTCTCATTAAGACCACAGTAGCTTCAAGTTGATCATTCTTTAACTCCCAACACAGATTCACCCACAAATTAAGGTAATTCCTCCCATTGCTTGACCATTTCTGTAAAGGAATGCCCCTTTCTCCCCATACATAAGAAGCTATTGGATAGCTCCACAACACATGAGTAATTGTTTCTTCTCCACTCAAGTAAATAGGcatgtatcaaaatcaatcatCTTCCTTTTGTAAATAGTATACTTGGTTGGGAGAAGGTCATTCCTAGCCCTCTAGATGAAATGCTTTGCAACTCCAGGGATGTTTAAGCTCCACAACTTCTTCCATTTATCTTCCTTTTCACCTTCCTTTTGTCTCCTAATACCTTGTGCCAAATGATAGGCACTTCTGACAGTGAATCTTCCATCTTTTGTAAAACTCCAAATGAGTTTATTGTCAGCCCCTAGCCTACTTCTTGGAATGctcttccattcatttttcCTCATCCAACAGTTTAGTTACTATTGAATCTGGTCCTAAGGCCTTAACAGAGGATTGAACCCAATATGAGGTAGGATTAGGTAGCCATTTGCTCCCCTATATCTTGGCTTTCTTCCCATTCTCCACCCACCATATCAGGCCCTCTTTTAACAACTCAATAGAAGACAATATATTACTCCAAATGAGAGAATGAGTAGTACCTAGGTTGGCCACCAAAATATGTGAATTTTTGTAATACTTCCCTTTAAACACTCTTGCTACTAGGGAGTGAGGATCTTATAGGATTCTCCAACTTTGTTTAGCGAAAAGAGCTCTCTTAAAATTCTCTAGATCTCGGAAACCCAACCCCCACATACTGTTGAATCCCCTAACCTGCACCACTTCCTCTAGTGAATACCATGCCCCGTTTATTGATTATGCCACCAAAATCAAGCTAACATAGCAGAGATTTCATTACACAACCTCTAGAGGATTAGAAATATATTCATAGAATAAGTCGAGATGGTTTGCAAAACAGCCCTTATCAACAATTCCTTACCTGCCTTTGATAGGAAGTTGTTCTTCCAATTATTAATCTTCAACCCAATTCTATCCTTTATACTTTGAAAAGTATTATACTTTGACTTCCCAACCAGTACTGGAAGTcccaagtatttttcaaaacttccaCGTCACGTTACACTCCTACCCTCCTTGTAATATGATCCCTTATATTAGAGTACTCAGTATTTGAGCTGAAAAGCACTGAGGtcttttgtttattaaaaacCTGTTTGGAAGCCTTCTCATATGTACTTAAGATGGCTTGTAGCTTAGACCATTCAGGTAACTTAGTTTtgcaaaaaatgaaatatttgcaaaTATGTTTctaccaaagaaaataaaattataagagatAGAACAGACTTATAATAAATGTTTTTCATGTTCTAACTTTTTATCCTTGGGATGGACGAACTAGGCaacatatgttttttttctatGAATTTCTTAATATAACAGTGAAAAAACTCCAATATAGTTGTGACGTTTAGTAAAATCATATGATTCTTAAGTTTCAGTACGAAGCTTTACTCATTATCCTCAATTTTTTAAGATAACTACATAAAGAGAATTAggaattgtaaaattatttatatccaAGATTCCTTTCAATTACCAGAAACCATCGAGTCTAATTGTTGGGTCTATGATGTGAAACTAATCCCTTTATATACCTAAAGCATACATTTTAGAaacatattttctataattattgtTCATACTTTCAAACTGAcgatggaatatatatatatatatatatatatatatataaaatactacCATGTGATCTCATACAGATCAATAAATGGACAATGTTGCAAATTGGATGGGTACTTGCATGTTTATAAATCTCCACACACATTAAACAAGGATTCCCTCATGTTTTAGGTTTCTTAGAGTACTACCATGCATGCAGTCTACCACATTAGATTTATATATCCCTTATCTTTGTTCATTTAAACCTATTCCCATTACTTGGTTTTTAATGTCAATTGCCACGTCAAAGTTTTCTTTGCAACAATCATTCACAGGTCGCTTCCAGCTTTGAGCTATTCTTTCCATCACCCTTCTATGTTGCTTCTCCTCTTGTACCATCCAAGCCTGATGAAATTCTTCTAAACTATCCATAACTACATACAACACTTTTTGAGGAGCCAAGAACTTGTCTTCAAAGATAAACAAATTTCTTCCATGCCATATGCTTCTCATTATGTGTAACACATAGACTGAGCACCAAGCCTAAGCTAACCGTAGGTTctaaaaatttttggatttatactTATGAAAAGTTCAACTGAGTTAGCaagtactttttcttttatatactcCAGGcctaaaatctttgttttggcggaatatgattttttctttaggtGGATAATTAGTTAAAAATCTTTTTGTGGGCCAAAAAGCCAAAGTTGAGTTGAGGGCCAAAATTCGAGAAAAAGCTTATTTAGTTCTTTTATACACTACCAAATGTGAGCCTAAATACTTGAAATGGGCCAAAAAGCCCAAGCCGTGAGAACCATGCCAAACTGCTCACCATGCCGGACTCCTCTTCATGCATGGTTTCGATCACAGTTCACGTTGTTGGTTATTGCATGCACGACTTCATCGCATCCGCTTACTCCGCATGCACATTTGTCCTGCTATAGTTATCGGCAATACCATATATTCATAAGTTTCATTTCACAGATCACGCCTAGCCTTCTTACTTGATACACATCTCTCATTCCctcatctctagggtttcttttggttctcaatcacctatatatatgtgtgtgtgtgtatatatatatatatat from Juglans microcarpa x Juglans regia isolate MS1-56 chromosome 4S, Jm3101_v1.0, whole genome shotgun sequence carries:
- the LOC121263467 gene encoding malate dehydrogenase, glyoxysomal-like, producing the protein MQPTTDVNQRVARISAHLHPPSFQMGETSGLRAANCRGKAGKHGFKVAILGAAGGIGQPLALLMKINPLVSVLHLYDVVNTPGVAADISHMDTGAVVRGFLGPQQLDNALSGMDLVIIPAGVPRKPGMTRDDLFKINAGIVKTICEGIARCCPNAIVNLISNPVNSTVPIAAEVFKQAGTFDPKRLLGVTMLDVVRANTFVAEVLGLDPREVDVPVVGGHSGVTILPLLSQVKPPSSFTPKEVDSLTDRIQNGGTEVVEAKAGTGSATLSMAYAAVKFADACLRGLRGDLGVVECAFVASPVTDLPFFASKVRLGRTGVEEIYPLGPLSEYESAGLEKAKKELSASIQKGVSFIRK